The following is a genomic window from Pseudophryne corroboree isolate aPseCor3 chromosome 3, aPseCor3.hap2, whole genome shotgun sequence.
CCTGATTTGGTGACACAGTACTAAATACataacactgctggtccccaggTGGTTTTGTGTTTAAATGTTTGCTCCACCTTAATGTTGAGTCACAAATCGCAGTCTCTGTGAGTAAAGCAAGTCCGCAATGTACAGCACCAGGTTTATATGTGTGAAAATGGTGACCACCAGTTGACTGTCCCATGGGCATCGTCCCCAAGAGCATCGTGAGGGTCTCGATGGTGACCCATATTTTGAATCAAAACAGAAGACCGGCCAGATGACAGCAGCACTCATGTACATCAATATTGCTACCAATGTGTATATCACCACAAAGCGTTCAAATGGGCAGTGTAAGGTGGCTGCCCGTCCGGTGACATTTAGTATTATCACTACCACTGTCACTGCAAAGCAGAAGCTGTACACAGCCACACACCACTGAGTGGCTATGTACCTCTTGTACTGACTCTCTGTTGCTAGAGCTCCAAATAtcacacaggctacaaaagcctgaACAACTTTCAGCAAGCCAGCTGCTGTTGCCATGTAGCTCGAGGGCATCCTAGGCCTGGCACGTGTCAGGAACACCTCCACCGCATAGACCAGGAACAAAAGCACTGCACAGATGCTGACCGCAAGACGGTGATTCCTGGTTACACAGTCCGTTGAGGAGCAGTTCAGTGTGACGAAGTACAGTGGATAAATGACAGATGCCGTGAGGGTCATAAGGGCAGCCAGCATAGCAAAGGCTGCAGTGAAGTTGCCCCAGGACAGATTGCGAAGGCATGACTGCAGTCGTGTAAGATCACATACAATAATTAGGGTGGTGATAGCGAAACAGAAGCACCATACAAAGACACAGAACGTTCCATAGGCAGCACTGAATCCAGCTTTGTGGAGAACCAGGCTGAAGGTGGTACATCCAAACAGGAGTTGCAGCAAGCGAACAATCCCTACTTTGGAACAAATGGCCTGGACATTCAGATAGGGTTCACCTGAGTTATTCATTTTCATAAGCCGTAAGAAATCAGCTGGATAATGTGAGGATCCCACAAACTGTCTTCTCCGTTCATGCACTAGTTCTTGTCTCTTGCTGTCCTGGTAACCTCCAGGCTATGTATGACAGTGCAGAGACCATCAGAGTGACAAGCAAGTCCTCGGTATAAATAGGAGGCAGTATTTATAGTGTTGGACCAAGTTCAGCACTGGCCCTGTGATGGAATGAGATGGTTTTGTTTACAGACAGGCGCATACCACAGGTCCACCTGTCACAGCTCCCAAATACCTGGGGCTGGGCAATAGGAGCTAGACTGATTATATAAATACACTTTGCACATAGAGAACAAACATGCAGGAGCCTAAAGCATGCAATGTCAGTCTAATTCAAGGAATGTCGCAAAGGCAACATTTTTTAGTCTCATTAAAAATGTTAAGGATTTGCTCTTTAATGACTTTCAAATTAAACAATATGTGAaagtttatagatagatagatagatagatagatagatagatagatagatagatagatagatagatagatagatagatagatagatagaggagtgccatatatttatatatatatatatatatatatatatatatatacagaaaagagACATCCGGCACTCTGATAAATGGaataatgcctgggtgccctccagatGATAATACAGACAAATTATCCTTcccaacctgtggctcaggtattgtGCGGCGAaggaagcaggcggcactccaaggacttgtgtaaCAACTTGTTTTTGTATTCAAAGCATAGTGacaaaaaaaagcaaaacaaaaatacaggtatctttacaacgtttcaaggcatggcagccttttcctcaggtaagtgaccctggtgctgtgaaaAGAAACAAAAAACGAACGTTCGTTTTTTGTTTCTtttcacagcaccagggtcacttacctgaggaaaaggctgccatgccttgaaacgttgtaaagatacctgtatttttgttttgctttttttttgtcACTATGCTTTGAATACAAAAACAAGTTGttacacaagtccttggagtgccgcctgcttcctTCGCCGCacaatacctgagccacaggttgggaaggataatttgtctatatatatatatatatatatataagatgtgcggctggcacttttcgtgttttgtgttttggttttgattttaattcctctttcgtgttttggttttggcttgcttctgccaaaaccaccctttcatgttctcgttttggttttggatctggatgatttttgaaaaaaacatgaaaacagctaaaatcacagaatttgggggtaattttgctcctacggtattattaacattactttccactcatttccagtctattctgaaaacatcacacctcacagtattgtttttaggcctaaaagttgcaccgaggtggctgtatgactaagctaagcggcacaaacaactggcccatctatgagtggcattaccgtggcagacaggatggcagatttaaaaattaggctccaaacagcacatgatgcaaagaagtaaaagagatacaatgaggtagctggatggccaagctaagtgacacaagtgtgcggcacaaacagtggcggatccaggggggggggcactcgggcccgtgccccccctgtcatttgtggccgttCTCCCTCCGTCCGTCCGTccccgccgcacagggagatgacgggcgcccgctgagattgttttaccagcgggcgcccgtctccctgcacagcggaagccggaggcaggagctcagtactgagctccggcttccggcgctgtcactgcggcgtgcactatgggagagacgtcagtcatgacgtctctctcatagtgctgaggagaggacgccaggaggaggtctggaagcgggaacggggctcggtaagtatgtagttttttatctttcttagtgcagcgggggcaaattacggggggacattactactggggggggggcatcaacaaggggcattactgctgggggggcattactactgggggcattattactggggggcatcactactgggggggtcatctattggggcattactattgggggcagctactgggggacatttttactggggggcatctactgggggcaaactactgggggccattattactggggggcatctactgggggcaaactactgggggacattgttactggggccaactacaaggggggaaACTACTgtgggtaagctacaagggggcaaactacaaagggctaactactgggggtatactgcaggagggcattactactggcggcgtaactacaggggcattactactggcggcgtaactacaggggcattactactggtggcgtaactacaggggcattactacttgggggctaaactacaaggtgggcataactacaggggccaaactactgggggctaaactacaaggggggcataactacacgggCTAAActaaatggggcaaactacaggggggcattactactggtggctaaactacaagcaggcaaactactggcaaactactgggggcattactactgggaggctaaactaaagggggggtaaactactggggtcataactgtaggggcattaccactgggggcataactactagggtgctaaatgactgggggtattactacaggcaacattactactgggggcaatacgggcattgcataaggggcaccactactatggggtctatataaggggcactaccagtacaatggacattgcataatgagcgctacaactgtgggcattgtataagaagcgctactgtggtgggcattatgtgtattacggggtgctactactgtgggcattattacgctgccccctgcccctcacacactgccccctgtacccagcacctcacacactgccccctgcaccttgaccctcacacgctgccccctgtccctcaaacgctgccccctgcacactgcaccatgcaccgaagccgcacgcaaatgtacttgccccttccatggtgccccccatatcattttcttctggatcctcccctgggcataaacacctggcccatctaggagtggcactgcagtggcagacaggatggcacttaaaaaaactagtccccaaatagcacatgatgcaaagaagaaaaagaggtgcaagatggaattgtccttgggccctcccacccacccttatgttgtataaacaggacatgcacactttaacaaaccaatcatttcagcaacagggtctgccacatgactgtggctgaaatgactggtttgtttgggcccccaccaaaaaagaagcaatctctccttgcacaaactggctctacagaagcaagatgtcaacctcatcctcatcctctgattcctcgcccctttcactgtgtacatcctccccctcacagagtattaattcgtccccactggaatccaccatcacaggtccctgtgtactttctggaggcaattgctggtaaaggtcttcccggaggaatttataattaattttgatgaacatcatcttctccacatttagtggacgtaacctcctacgccgattgctgacaaggttaccagctgcactaaacactcttttggagtacacactggaggggggggcaacttaggtaaaataaagtcagtttgtgcaagggcatccaaattgcctctttttcctgccagtattcatacatactgtctgacatgcctacttggatgctgtcactcatataatcctccaccattctttcaatggtgatagaatcatatgcagtgacagtagacatgtcagtaatcgttggcaggtccttcagtccagaccatatgtcagctttcgctcctcactgccctgcatcaccgccagcaggtgggctaggaaatcttatccttttccttgcagccccagtggcaggagaaattgaaggacgagctgttgacgggtcacgttctgcttgagttgacaatttactaaccagcaggtctttgcacctctgcacacttgtgtctgctggaaagagagatacaacgtaggctaaacctaggatcgagcacggtggccatgtagtgctctgatttcaacagattgaccacccttgaatcctggcaaagtgaatgagaatgaagggctccatccacaagtctcacatactttgcggaatcgctccgtcttagctcctccttcaatttatccagctgcttctgcaaaagcctgatgaggggaatgacctgactcaagctggcagtgtctgagctgacttcacgtgtggcaagttcgaagggttggagaaccttgcacaagacggaaatcattctccactgcgcttgagtcaggtgcattacccctcctttgcctatatcgtaggtggatgtataggcttgaatggccttttgctgctccttcatcctctgaagcatatagtgttgaattccacctcattaccacctcttgcttgttgtccggatttgtggagaaataattccacaccgaagaggtggcttttttggtagtttgcccaggcatcacaatgggcttcttcatcccacggacaacaggtgtctcccccggtgcctgacttaaacaagccacatcaccatcagaatcctcatcgccaacttcctccacagcgacagcaacacccatatcctcatcctggtgtacttcaacagtgacatcttcaatttcaatatcaggaactggactgtgggtgctccttccagcacttgcagggggcgtgcaaatggtggaaggagccacctcttcccgtccagtggaaggtcaagcatcgcaaccgccgacacacttggactctccttggggatttgtgataccatctcagaacacacagttcttttctgtgctttttccagcttaactcttttaatttttctagtgggaggatgagggcttccatcgtcatatgaagctgaaccactagccatgaacataggccagggcctcagccgttccttgccactccgtgtcgtaaatggcatattggcaactttatgtttctcctcagacgattt
Proteins encoded in this region:
- the MYADML2 gene encoding myeloid-associated differentiation marker-like protein 2 → MKMNNSGEPYLNVQAICSKVGIVRLLQLLFGCTTFSLVLHKAGFSAAYGTFCVFVWCFCFAITTLIIVCDLTRLQSCLRNLSWGNFTAAFAMLAALMTLTASVIYPLYFVTLNCSSTDCVTRNHRLAVSICAVLLFLVYAVEVFLTRARPRMPSSYMATAAGLLKVVQAFVACVIFGALATESQYKRYIATQWCVAVYSFCFAVTVVVIILNVTGRAATLHCPFERFVVIYTLVAILMYMSAAVIWPVFCFDSKYGSPSRPSRCSWGRCPWDSQLVVTIFTHINLVLYIADLLYSQRLRFVTQH